One segment of Triticum aestivum cultivar Chinese Spring chromosome 2A, IWGSC CS RefSeq v2.1, whole genome shotgun sequence DNA contains the following:
- the LOC123190643 gene encoding serine hydroxymethyltransferase 4 produces MDSVASWGLTPLADADPDVFDLIEREKRRQRSGIELIASENFTSFAVIEALGSALTNKYSEGMPGARYYGGNDVIDEIENLCRDRALAAFRLDAASWGVNVQPYSGSPANFAAYTALLNPHDRIMGLDLPSGGHLTHGYYTAGGKKISATSIYFESLPYKVSAANGYIDYDKLEEKAMDFRPKLIICGGSAYPRDWDYARLRAVADKVGAMLLCDMAHISGLVAAQEAANPFEFCDVVTTTTHKSLRGPRAGMIFYRKGPKPAKKGQPEGAVYDYEDKINFAVFPSLQGGPHNHQIAALAVALKQTLTPGFKAYAKQVKANAVAVGKYLMSKGYKMVTDGTDNHLVLWDLRPLGLTGNKVEKMCDLCSITLNKNAVFGDSSALSPGGVRIGAPAMTSRGLVEKDFEQIAEFLHQAVTICLNIQKEHGKLLKDFSKGLVNNKDIENLKVEVEKFALSFDMPGFSLESMKYKE; encoded by the exons atgGACTCCGTCGCGTCGTGGGGGCTGACCCCGCTGGCGGACGCGGACCCGGACGTCTTCGACCTCATCGAGCGGGAGAAGCGGCGCCAGCGGAGCGGGATCGAGCTCATCGCCTCGGAGAACTTCACCTCCTTCGCCGTCATCGAGGCGCTCGGCTCGGCCCTCACCAACAAGTACTCCGAGGGCATGCCGGGGGCGCGCTACTACGGCGGCAACGACGTCATCGACGAGATCGAGAACCTCTGCCGCGACCGCGCCCTCGCCGCCTTCCGCCTCGACGCCGCCTCCTGGGGCGTCAACGTGCAGCCCTACTCCGGCTCGCCCGCCAACTTCGCCGCCTACACCGCGCTCCTCAACCCGCACGACCGGATCATGGGGCTCGACCTCCCCTCGGGCGGCCACCTCACCCACGGCTACTACACCGCCGGGGGGAAGAAGATCTCCGCCACCTCCATCTACTTCGAGAGCCTGCCCTACAAGGTCAGCGCCGCCAACGGCTACATCGACTACGACAAGCTCGAGGAGAAGGCCATGGACTTCCGCCCCAAGCTCATCATCTGCGGAGGCAGCGCCTACCCCAGGGACTGGGACTACGCCAGGCTCAGGGCCGTCGCCGACAAGGTCGGGGCCATGCTCCTCTGCGACATGGCGCACATCAGCGGACTGGTCGCCGCGCAG GAAGCTGCAAATCCTTTTGAGTTCTGCGATGTGGTTACCACTACAACACACAAGTCTCTCCGGGGACCGAGGGCTGGTATGATCTTCTACAGGAAAGGCCCTAAGCCTGCGAAAAAGGGCCAGCCTGAGGGTGCTGTGTATGACTATGAGGACAAGATCAACTTTGCGGTGTTCCCATCGCTCCAGGGTGGTCCCCACAACCACCAGATTGCTGCCCTTGCAGTTGCCCTGAAGCAAACTTTGACTCCTGGATTCAAGGCCTATGCAAAGCAGGTCAAGGCCAACGCTGTTGCCGTTGGAAAATATCTCATGAGCAAGGGTTACAAGATGGTGACCGATGGAACTGACAACCATCTTGTTCTATGGGATCTCCGCCCTCTTGGCTTGACTG GAAACAAGGTCGAAAAGATGTGTGACCTTTGCAGCATTACATTGAACAAGAATGCTGTCTTCGGTGACAGCAGTGCATTGTCCCCGGGTGGTGTCCGCATTG GTGCTCCCGCGATGACTTCCAGGGGTCTGGTCGAGAAGGACTTCGAGCAGATCGCCGAGTTCCTCCACCAGGCTGTGACCATCTGCCTGAACATCCAGAAGGAGCACGGCAAGCTGCTCAAGGACTTCTCCAAGGGCCTGGTGAACAACAAGGACATCGAGAACCTCAAGGTTGAGGTCGAGAAGTTTGCCCTCTCCTTCGACATGCCTGGGTTCTCGCTCGAGAGCATGAAGTACAAGGAGTAG